Within Paeniglutamicibacter psychrophenolicus, the genomic segment ACCGACGTCTTCAACGGCCGCTTCAATGCCAATGAACTTTCGATGAAGCTGCGCCCCAGCCTCGTCACCGCCTAACACGCTCCCCGCAACCTTCAACGAAAGAGACGAACCCACATGGAAATCGGCGCCTACAGCTTTGGCGATACCCAGCGCAACACCGACGGAACCCTGCGTTCCACGACCGAGGCCATTGCGAACCTCTTCGAAGCGATCAAGCACGCCGATGCGCAGGGCCTGGACTACTTCGGGGTCGGCGAGCACCACACCGCCACGATGCCCGCGTCCTCGCCCGGTGCCATGATCGCAGCCGCGGCGGCAGCCACCGGGCAGATCACCCTGGGCAGCGCCGCGAGCATCATCGGCACCGACGACCCGGTGCGCATCTTCCAGCAATTCGCCATCGCCGATGCGATTTCCGGCGGCGGGCGCGTGGAAATCACCGCCGGGCGCGGCTCCTCCGTGGAGACCTTCCCGCTCTTCGGACACAGCCTGGAGGAATATGACGAGCTCTACGCCGAAAAGCTCGACCTGCTCATGACCATCAACAACGCGACCACCGAGAACGTCACCTGGTCCGGCACCGTGCGCCCGGCGCTCGACAACCTGGCCGTGGTGCCGCGCCCGGCCTCCGGCAAGCTGCCGATCTGGCTGGCCACCGGCGGCAACGCCAGCTCCTCGGCCCGTGCCGGGCAGCTTGGCCTGCCGGTCTCCTACGGCATCATCGGCGGGGCCCCGCACCGCTTTGCCCCGCTGGCCGAGCTTTACCGCCGCTCCGGCGCGGCCGCGGGCCACGCACCCGAGACCCTGAAGGTCTCCGTCGGCGCGCTGGGCTTCGTGGCGCCGACCAAGAAGGAGGCGCTGGAGCGCTTCTACCCCGGCTGGCACAACCTCAACGTGGAAATGGGGCAGCTGCGCGGCTGGCCGGCGCCGGACAAGCGGGCCTATCTGGCGCAGGCCGACGCCCCGGGTGCCTACTACGTCGGTGCCCCGGACGAGGTCGCCGAGCGCATCGCCCACCTGCACGGGCACCTGGGCCACATGCGCCACTTCCTGCAGATGGACCTGGGCGGCATCCCGCAGGAACACCTGCTCGAATCGATCACGCTGCTGGCCACCGAGGTCAAGCCGCGCGTGGCGCGATTGCTCGCCCAGAAGTAGCAGCAACTCCACGTGCGGGACCGGGCTCCGGTCCCGCACGTCGTGGTGCCCGGGGCCTTGGTCCGGGTTTCTCCCGGTTCGGCCCCGTGGCACCCGGCTGGGTGGACCCGGCCGGGTTGGCCCAGTTGAGGGTAGAACCGGGTGCCGGTCTTTGCTTGGATGGATACGTGGTCACACACCAGCAGGCAAACGCATCTCGCGGACGCCTGGGCAGATCTTGGGGGATAGCCTGCCCGCTCGCGGAGACGCGGTCTTGCCCTTCGTATCGAGGCAGGCGCTTGCCCGTTGGGAAAAAGACCACCTGCGCATGGGCGTAGGCGCCAGGGCGCATCGAAACCCCGGCCCCGGGTGACTGGTGCCGGGGAAGGCCCGGGCTCATCCCCGGGTGGACATCGATGCGGCCTGTTGCCGATGACGACCAACGCCGCGGCCGGCGCGGGGTGCCGGGCTACTTGGGGGTAGCGGGCACCCCGCGTTCCGGAAACTGC encodes:
- a CDS encoding LLM class flavin-dependent oxidoreductase, whose protein sequence is MEIGAYSFGDTQRNTDGTLRSTTEAIANLFEAIKHADAQGLDYFGVGEHHTATMPASSPGAMIAAAAAATGQITLGSAASIIGTDDPVRIFQQFAIADAISGGGRVEITAGRGSSVETFPLFGHSLEEYDELYAEKLDLLMTINNATTENVTWSGTVRPALDNLAVVPRPASGKLPIWLATGGNASSSARAGQLGLPVSYGIIGGAPHRFAPLAELYRRSGAAAGHAPETLKVSVGALGFVAPTKKEALERFYPGWHNLNVEMGQLRGWPAPDKRAYLAQADAPGAYYVGAPDEVAERIAHLHGHLGHMRHFLQMDLGGIPQEHLLESITLLATEVKPRVARLLAQK